The Streptomyces sp. NBC_01255 genome window below encodes:
- a CDS encoding acyl-CoA thioesterase: MTNPAERLVDLLDLERIEVNIFRGRSPQESLQRVFGGQVAGQALVAAGRTTEGDRPVHSLHAYFLRPGRPGVPIVYQVERVRDGRSFTTRRVTAVQEGRTIFNLTASFHKPEDGAFEHQLPPRHLTDPESLPNLADEIRQHLGALPEALERMARRQPFDIRYVDRLRWTQDEVTGADPRSAVWMRAVGPLGDDPLVHTCALTYASDMTLLDAVRIPVEPLWGPRGFDMASLDHAMWFHRPFRADEWFLYDQESPIATGGRGLARGRIYDREGRLLVSVVQEGLFRKL, translated from the coding sequence GTGACCAACCCCGCCGAGAGGCTCGTCGATCTGCTCGATCTGGAGCGGATCGAGGTCAACATCTTCCGTGGGCGGAGCCCGCAGGAGTCGCTGCAACGGGTCTTCGGCGGGCAGGTCGCCGGGCAGGCCCTCGTCGCGGCCGGCCGGACCACCGAGGGCGACCGGCCGGTGCACTCGCTGCACGCCTACTTCCTGCGTCCCGGCCGGCCCGGCGTGCCGATCGTGTACCAGGTGGAGCGGGTGCGGGACGGCCGGTCGTTCACGACCCGCCGGGTCACGGCGGTCCAGGAGGGGCGGACGATCTTCAATCTGACGGCCTCCTTCCACAAGCCGGAGGACGGCGCCTTCGAGCATCAGCTGCCGCCACGGCACCTCACCGACCCCGAGAGCCTGCCGAACCTCGCCGACGAGATCCGCCAGCACCTGGGCGCGCTGCCGGAGGCCCTGGAGCGGATGGCCCGCCGGCAGCCCTTCGACATCCGGTACGTGGACCGGCTGCGCTGGACCCAGGACGAGGTCACGGGCGCGGATCCGCGCAGCGCGGTGTGGATGCGGGCCGTGGGGCCGCTCGGCGACGACCCGCTGGTCCACACCTGCGCGCTGACGTACGCCTCGGACATGACGCTCCTGGACGCGGTGCGGATCCCCGTGGAGCCCCTGTGGGGTCCGCGCGGCTTCGACATGGCGTCGCTGGACCACGCGATGTGGTTCCACCGGCCGTTCCGCGCCGACGAGTGGTTCCTCTACGACCAGGAGTCGCCCATCGCGACCGGCGGCCGGGGGCTCGCGCGGGGCCGGATCTACGACCGCGAGGGCCGGCTCCTCGTGTCGGTGGTCCAGGAGGGCCTGTTCAGGAAGCTCTGA